A window of Maioricimonas rarisocia genomic DNA:
CCCGCGGTCTTTCTTTCGCTCTGCAAAGAGGTTGCGCTGCAGGACGATGCTCGCTGCCGCCGTCGTGCCCCAGAAGTACGGGATGAAGACGGCGCAGATCAGGGCCCGGCCGATCGCCCCGGAGCAGTAGATCTGTTTGACCCGCAACCACCAGCAGGACTTGTACCCCTGCTGGTTGTAGATGGCGACGACGAGTTGTCCCTGCGGGGCGACCGCCTTCTCGGCATTCTCGAGGGCCAGCCACATGTCACCGGTGTGGTGCAGGACTCCCCACGAGTAAACGACGTCGAACTGGCCGAGCGACTCGACGTAGCGGGCGTCGAGGACCGAACCCTGTTCGATGGTCCATCGCTCGTCGTCGGCGAAGTATCGGGAACGGAGTTCCTGCGTGCAGGCGACCGACTGGGGATCGAAGTCAAACGAGTGAACCGTTGCTCCCAACCGGCGGGCCGCCAGCGAGAACAGTCCGCTGCCGGACCCGATGTCCAGAAACCGCCGCCCTTCGAGCGTCTCGACGCGGAGCATGTCCCGCAGCGACTGCTCCGCCCGGGCGACCCGTTCGTCATCCAGCGTGGTGAGGAACGCCTGCCAGTTCTTGCCGAACTCGAACCGGTCCCCGCTGCGGACCTGCTGCTGGAATGCAGCTGTCGTCGCGGTGCTTTCCGGCGGAGTCGGGGAGGGCGTACTGCTCACTTGGGAACGATCCGGTCGACACCGGTCCACGGTCGGAGGACTTCGGGAATGATCACGCTGCCGTCCGCCTGCTGATGGTTCTCGAGGATCGCGATGATCGCGCGAGTCACGGCAACGGCGGTTCCGTTCAGGGTATGAACGAAACGCGTTCCTTTCCACTCGTCCGACTTGCAGCGGATGGCCAGCCGGCGGGACTGGTAGTCGGTGCAGTTCGAAGCGGAGGTGACTTCGCCGTACGAACCTCCCTCGCCACGTCCCGGCATCCAGGCTTCGAGGTCGTACTTCCGATAGGCCGGTCCACCCAGATCTCCACTGGCGATATCGAGCACCTGATAGGGGATGCCCAGTCCCTGGAAGATCTCTTCTTCGATGCGGACAATCGTTTCGAGGAACTCATCCGATGCGGCCGTGTCGGGACCGGTGAAGCCGAACATCTCGACCTTGGTGAACTGGTGCACGCGGTAGATGCCCCGAGCCGCCCGGCCGTGTCCGCCCGCTTCGGTCCGGAAGCAGTGGGAGATGCCGGCCACTTTCAGCGGAAGGTCGGCGGCGGCGAGGATCTCGTCTTTGAGCGAACCGCCGAGCGTGATCTCCGCAGTGGCGACCAGCGACAGGTCCGTTCCCTGGATCGAATAGATTTGCGTTTCGGGGCCGCGCGGGGCGTATCCAGTTCCCTCCAGCACCTCGTCCCGGGCCAGGTCGGGCGTCGTGTAAAGGGTGAAGCCTTCCTTGCGGAGCTTGTGGACGGCGTACTGAATGAGAGCCAGTTCCAGCAGGACGGCTTCGTTCTTCAGGTAGTAGAACCCGCTGCCGGTCACCTTCGCTCCGGACTCGAAATCGATCAGGTCCAAGCGTTCGGCCAGTTCGACGTGGTCGAGCGGTTCGAAGTCGAACTGCGGTTTCTCGCCCCAGGTTCGGACGACGTTGCTGTCCGCTTCGTCGCCGCGGGGGGCGTCCGGGTGCGTCATGTTGGGGATGCCGGCCTGGATCTCGCGAAGCTGCGATTCGACTTCGCGGAGTTCGTTCTCGCGGCCGGCAATCTGTTCGCGGAGTTCTTTGCCGCGGGCGATCAGCCCCTGTTTCTCTTCGGCAGGAGCCTTGGGGATCTGGCTGGAGATTTCCTTCTGCGTCCTGCGCAGTTCGTCGCCGCTGGAGATCAGCTCCCGGCGCTGCTCGCTCAGCTCGCTCAGGCGGTCCAGATCGACGGTGATCCGCCGGTCGCGGCAGTTCTCTTCGACGGCCTGGCGGTTCTCGATGATGAACTGTAGGTCGAGCATGGCAGGTTCTGATGCGGTTGAATGACGTCGCGGGAATGGTTGGGCAGCGGATCGTTTCGCGTGGCGGAAGACACCCGGCGGGGCGGGCCGGTCACGCGGTTCCGGTCCGGACACATCCGAAGTCGCCGGGGTTCCCGGGGCAGCCGTGCCCGGTCAGGTGGATGAGACCAGTTCCGCCCAGAGGCGGGCGCTGGCACGTGTCCCGCGGTGGAAATCTTCCAGACGAAAATGCTCGTTGGGACTGTGCAGATTATCAGTATTCTGCCCCCAGCCGAGCAGGAGTGTATCGACTCCCAATTTGTCCCGAAAGGTCGACACGACGGGAATCGAGCCCCCCTCGCGGATCATCACCGGGTCGTTGCCGAAGGCGGTCGCGATTGCCCGACGGGCCGCATCCATCGCGGCGCTGGTCGGGTCCGAGACGATGGCCGGGCAGCCGTGATAGTCTTGGAATTCCATTCGCAGTCCCGGCGGGCACTGTTCCTCCAGGTGCCTGCGGAGGTTCTCCGTCAGCTGCTGCGCGTCCTGGTCGGGGACGAGCCGGCAGGTGATCTTGGCGGTGGCGTAGTGCGGGACGATCGTCTTCGGTCCCTCGCCGGTGTAGCCCGAGATCATTCCGTTGACGTCGCACGTCGGTCGGGCCCAGCGACGTTCGAGCGTCGAATAGCCCGGCTCACCGAATGGGGCCGTCATGCCGACGCCATCGAGAAACTCCTGTTCGTCGAACGGCAGGTCAGCGAAGCCTTGCCGTTCCTCGGGTGTGAGCGGCACGACGTCGTCGTAAAAGCCGGGGATCGTCACCCGGCCTTCGTCGTCATGCAGGGAGGCGATCAGGCGGGACATTGCGTTGGCCGGATTGGCGACCGCACCGCCGAACACGCCGCTGTGCAGGTCCTGCGACGGCCCGTGCAGCGTCACCTCGCAGGCCATGATCCCCCGCAGACCGTAGGTGATCGCGGGGATGCCGGGGGCGTACTGACTGGTGTCGCTGACGACGACGATGTCGCAGCGGCACCGCTCCTTCTGTTCTTCGAGGAAGCGGTCGAGGTTGTCGCTGCCGACTTCCTCTTCCCCCTCGATGACGAACTTCACGTTGACCGGCAGCTGGCCGACGGTCTGCAGCCAGGCTTCAACCGACTTGATGTGCGTGTACATCTGCCCCTTGTCGTCGGTCGCGCCGCGGGCGTAGATGCGTCCGTCCCGGACGGTCGGCTCGAACGGTGGCGTTTCCCAGCGATCGAGCGGGTCGGGGGGCTGCACGTCGTAATGACCGTAAACAAGTGCTGTCGGTGCTCCCGGGGCGCCGGTCCATTCGCCGTAGACGATCGGATGCCCGGCGGTTTCGACCAGTTCGGCCGTCAGTCCAGCTGCTTCGAGACGTTCCTTCACGTAGTTGGCCGCCTGGCGAACATCGTCCCGGTGCCGCGAGTCAGCACTGACGCTGGGAATCCGCAGCAGATCCTTCAGTTCGTCGACGAAGCGGTCGGCGTGCTGCTGGAGGAAGGATTCGACCTGGGGGAGAGCTTGGGACGCATCCATGTCGGGGCTCCGGTGGACGGCTGTTTGGCAATGGGAGTGCAGGCTCCGGAACCGGTAGT
This region includes:
- a CDS encoding class I SAM-dependent methyltransferase; its protein translation is MSSTPSPTPPESTATTAAFQQQVRSGDRFEFGKNWQAFLTTLDDERVARAEQSLRDMLRVETLEGRRFLDIGSGSGLFSLAARRLGATVHSFDFDPQSVACTQELRSRYFADDERWTIEQGSVLDARYVESLGQFDVVYSWGVLHHTGDMWLALENAEKAVAPQGQLVVAIYNQQGYKSCWWLRVKQIYCSGAIGRALICAVFIPYFWGTTAAASIVLQRNLFAERKKDRGMSIWHDWIDWLGGLPFEVARPEEIFEFYRERGFELQNMKTTNGLGNNEFAFVRR
- the serS gene encoding serine--tRNA ligase produces the protein MLDLQFIIENRQAVEENCRDRRITVDLDRLSELSEQRRELISSGDELRRTQKEISSQIPKAPAEEKQGLIARGKELREQIAGRENELREVESQLREIQAGIPNMTHPDAPRGDEADSNVVRTWGEKPQFDFEPLDHVELAERLDLIDFESGAKVTGSGFYYLKNEAVLLELALIQYAVHKLRKEGFTLYTTPDLARDEVLEGTGYAPRGPETQIYSIQGTDLSLVATAEITLGGSLKDEILAAADLPLKVAGISHCFRTEAGGHGRAARGIYRVHQFTKVEMFGFTGPDTAASDEFLETIVRIEEEIFQGLGIPYQVLDIASGDLGGPAYRKYDLEAWMPGRGEGGSYGEVTSASNCTDYQSRRLAIRCKSDEWKGTRFVHTLNGTAVAVTRAIIAILENHQQADGSVIIPEVLRPWTGVDRIVPK
- a CDS encoding dipeptidase, producing the protein MDASQALPQVESFLQQHADRFVDELKDLLRIPSVSADSRHRDDVRQAANYVKERLEAAGLTAELVETAGHPIVYGEWTGAPGAPTALVYGHYDVQPPDPLDRWETPPFEPTVRDGRIYARGATDDKGQMYTHIKSVEAWLQTVGQLPVNVKFVIEGEEEVGSDNLDRFLEEQKERCRCDIVVVSDTSQYAPGIPAITYGLRGIMACEVTLHGPSQDLHSGVFGGAVANPANAMSRLIASLHDDEGRVTIPGFYDDVVPLTPEERQGFADLPFDEQEFLDGVGMTAPFGEPGYSTLERRWARPTCDVNGMISGYTGEGPKTIVPHYATAKITCRLVPDQDAQQLTENLRRHLEEQCPPGLRMEFQDYHGCPAIVSDPTSAAMDAARRAIATAFGNDPVMIREGGSIPVVSTFRDKLGVDTLLLGWGQNTDNLHSPNEHFRLEDFHRGTRASARLWAELVSST